A region of Deinococcota bacterium DNA encodes the following proteins:
- a CDS encoding YbaB/EbfC family nucleoid-associated protein, which produces MNIQKLMKEAQKAQKKMTEAQERLETISVEGSAGGGMVTATASGNGSITKVTIDPSVIDPEDAELLEDLVMAAVNEAQRKAKEVQESEMGAAMGGLGGMGGMF; this is translated from the coding sequence ATGAACATCCAAAAGCTCATGAAAGAAGCTCAGAAGGCCCAGAAAAAGATGACCGAAGCGCAAGAGCGCCTGGAAACCATCAGCGTCGAGGGCTCGGCGGGTGGCGGCATGGTCACCGCCACCGCCAGCGGCAACGGCAGCATCACCAAAGTCACCATCGACCCGAGCGTCATCGACCCCGAGGACGCCGAACTCTTGGAGGACCTGGTCATGGCCGCCGTCAACGAGGCCCAGCGCAAGGCCAAGGAGGTCCAGGAGAGCGAGATGGGCGCCGCCATGGGCGGCTTGGGTGGCATGGGGGGAATGTTCTAA